From the genome of Impatiens glandulifera chromosome 9, dImpGla2.1, whole genome shotgun sequence, one region includes:
- the LOC124915986 gene encoding acetylserotonin O-methyltransferase-like has product MAQIRNEQEDVEAQIDIWKLVFGFVDMAGVRCAIELDIPKILENQAGRPITLSDLSSVVGSCSPTSLQRLMRFLVHRRIFDKNPIKNSKSKGYVQTRLSSLLIKIVDRSLAAMVMMQSSLLELS; this is encoded by the coding sequence ATGGCCCAAATTAGAAATGAACAAGAAGATGTTGAAGCACAAATTGACATATGGAAGTTGGTATTTGGCTTTGTAGATATGGCCGGAGTTAGATGTGCCATTGAACTTGACATTCCTAAAATCCTCGAAAACCAAGCTGGCCGTCCCATAACTCTCTCCGATCTTTCTTCAGTCGTAGGATCATGCTCCCCAACTAGCCTCCAACGCCTCATGCGGTTTTTGGTACACCGTCGAATCTTCGACAAAAATCCCATAAAAAATTCCAAGTCCAAAGGCTACGTCCAAACTCGTCTTTCAAGTCTTCTCATAAAAATCGTCGACAGAAGCTTGGCTGCTATGGTCATGATGCAGAGTAGTCTATTAGAATTATcttaa